In the Malaya genurostris strain Urasoe2022 chromosome 1, Malgen_1.1, whole genome shotgun sequence genome, one interval contains:
- the LOC131426397 gene encoding acyl-CoA-binding protein: protein MSTFEQAAENAKNLKVTPPDADLLEIYGLYKQATVGDCNTDKPGMLDFKGKSKWEAWNGRKGLSQADAQQAYIDKVAQLVEKYGLK, encoded by the exons ATGTCG ACTTTTGAACAAGCCGCCGAAAATGCGAAGAACCTTAAGGTGACCCCTCCGGATGCGGACCTGCTGGAGATTTACGGTCTGTACAAACAGGCGACGGTAGGCGATTGCAACACAGACAAGCCGggcatgttggatttcaagggCAAATCAAAATGGGAAGCCTGGAACGGACGCAAAGGTCTATCCCAGGCCGACGCCCAGCAGGCCTACATTGACAAGGTGGCCCAGCTGGTGGAAAAGTATGGCCTCAAGTAG
- the LOC131426399 gene encoding nucleolar protein 58 → MFVLYETPAGYAIFKLLDEKKLQEIDNLYLEFESPERANKIVKLKHFEKFADTVEALSAATAAVEGKLSKPLKKTLKKLVSDDVQNQLLVADAKLGNAIKDKLALQCVSNTAVQELMRCIRSQSENLLSGLPKKEMTAMALGLAHSLSRYKLKFSPDKIDTMIVQAQCLLDDLDKELNNYIMRAREWYGWHFPELGKILTDNIAFVKTIKLVGTRDNMATNDLSDILPEELEEKVKEAAEISMGTEISEQDILNIQNLCDEILSISEYRSHLYDYLKTRMMAMAPNLTVLVGDTIGARLISHAGSLVNLAKHPASTLQILGAEKALFRALKTKKDTPKYGIIFHASLIGSASTKNKGKISRSLAAKASLACRMDAFGEDVTMELGTEHRAKLEIRLRMLEEGNLSKLSGTGKAKAKLEKYHAKSEIKVFKSGEDSTLPIGKKRKLSEGVKIEEIEVKQEVKDEPMDDTTFGESSKKKKKKKQKTLDETSESIDDSMVTAKTEVEEAQPEDESQQEKKKKKKKKKRESAGAQQQEQEEAENEESMMLQDEPASATPKSEKKKKKKQADGDSGS, encoded by the exons ATGTTTGTGCTCTACGAGACGCCGGCAGGTTATGCCATATTCAAG cTTTTGGATGAAAAGAAATTACAAGAAATCGATAATCTTTATCTGGAGTTTGAGAGTCCAGAGCGTGCAAATAAAAT CGTGAAACTCAagcatttcgaaaaatttgctgaCACTGTGGAAGCCCTGTCTGCGGCCACAGCTGCCGTGGAAGGGAAGCTTTCGAAGCCACTGAAAAAAACCCTCAAAAAATTAGTTTCCGATGATGTGCAGAATCAACTGCTAGTGGCGGATGCCAAACTCGGTAATGCAATCAAAGATAAACTGGCACTGCAGTGTGTTTCCAACACAGCGGTCCAAGAGCTGATGCGATGCATCCGTTCGCAGTCGGAAAATTTACTGTCGGGGCTTCCCAAGAAAGAGATGACGGCGATGGCGCTCGGGCTGGCCCATTCCTTGTCACGCTACAAACTCAAGTTTTCACCCGATAAAATCGATACCATGATTGTGCAGGCTCAGTGTCTGCTGGATGATTTGGACAAGGAATTGAACAATTACATCATGCGGGCCAGAGAATG GTACGGTTGGCACTTCCCGGAATTGGGAAAGATTCTGACGGACAATATCGCGTTTgtcaaaaccatcaaattggtagGAACGCGCGACAACATGGCCACTAACGATTTGTCCGACATTCTACCGGAAGAATTGGAAGAAAAGGTAAAGGAAGCGGCGGAAATTTCCATGGGTACCGAAATTTCCGAACAGGACATCCTCAACATTCAGAATCTCTGTGATGAGATTCTCTCCATCAGCGAATATCGATCGCATCTCTATGACTATCTGAAAACCCGAATGATGGCAATGGCACCGAACCTGACGGTACTCGTTGGTGATACGATCGGTGCCCGGTTGATCTCCCATGCTggttcactagtcaatttggcTAAACATCCCGCATCGACACTGCAAATTTTGG GTGCGGAGAAGGCCCTTTTCAGGGCGCTAAAAACGAAAAAGGACACTCCAAAGTACGGTATTATTTTCCACGCCAGTCTGATCGGGTCGGCCAGCACCAAGAATAAGGGAAAAATCTCCCGATCGCTGGCTGCCAAAGCATCGTTGGCCTGCCGAATGGATGCTTTCGGCGAGGATGTCACAATGGAACTCGGTACCGAGCATCGTGCCAAGCTGGAAATTCGACTCCGGATGCTCGAGGAGGGTAACCTTTCCAAACTGTCCGGTACGGGCAAAGCCAAGGCCAAACTGGAGAAATATCACGCGAAAAGCGAGATTAAGGTTTTCAAAAGTGGCGAAGACAGCACACTTCCCATCGGGAAGAAGCGAAAGCTTTCCGAAGGTGTTAAGATTGAGGAAATCGAGGTCAAGCAGGAAGTTAAGGACGAACCTATGGATGATACAACGTTTGGAGAGTCTtctaagaaaaagaaaaagaagaaacaaAAG ACTCTTGACGAAACAAGTGAATCAATCGATGATTCGATGGTGACTGCGAAAACCGAGGTCGAGGAAGCACAACCGGAGGACGAGTCCCAGCaggagaaaaagaagaagaagaagaaaaagaaacgcGAAAGTGCTGGAGCACAGCAGCAGGAGCAAGAAGAAGCGGAAAACGAAGAAAGTATGATGCTACAGGATGAACCTGCTTCAGCAACACCCAAATcagagaagaaaaagaaaaagaagcaAGCGGACGGAGATAGCGGTAGTTAG
- the LOC131426398 gene encoding von Willebrand factor A domain-containing protein 8: MLPRNVQTVRRLNVLKRILTSSSGSSSSFSSQWYRLSSGDATIRIDDVEKQIDSPKQPELVPNGYVKVAKNGEAQLSQTRLHHLRWMLQKDKLGQDMILLGRPGNLRRSLIMQYSELTRREVEYILLNRDTTESDLKQRREIADGTATYYNQSAVRAATEGRILVIEGVEKTERNVLPILNNLLENREMHLEDGRFLISAKNYDSLLERFNKDQLDRWGLVRVSEDFRVIALGLPVPKYRGSPLDPPLRSRFQARDVSDAPYLDILTEVKFLAEANSPEVLTKLTSFGFSVLSSGSTLPDFPIDNLRYVGMLVKNNPFLSEHSLLSRLYPYPVFLEKEGIALTKSLMQSLHIIPDQTPSTNLIGVEKAAGDTLSVELKVNSKPVRFQLQKGKSHIQNLPSTYKSTNYQQNLLAELIQSIAVADVCLIGPKGCGKSILASELCRLLDQQVETMVLYQDMTARDLIQKRTTKLNGDTVWQDSSLLLAALSGHVIALDGIHRLHHSTLAILHRLVHDREMQLYDGRRLMRHDRYDRLREQGFTVDDLTDRGILRIDPAFRIIAMAEPHQKTGTNWITSETLNLFLFHEIRGLSQDEEFSVIDSLYGPLDGTMHQILKVAQYLRGATDSTMTNLASNLSTRQLLRIARRQHEYGDRLSGRSAHSILHNTFLTKFMPNLPRSVLETALRKCAVVPNTEKQRDEHITISTDGGVLRIGKTEVPIYQTEAVSKVPDIVFYNVPQHVALMERLLQDFTLGEHLLLVGNQGVGKNKIADRLLQLMNRPREYIQLHRDTTVQSLTLQASIRDRIIIYEDSPLVKAVKNGHVLVVDEADKAPIHVTCILKTLVENGEMMLSDGRKICPPVRGPGPTSAANDQLIYTHPDFRMIVLANRPGFPFLGNDFFAALGDLFSCHAVDNPSPNSEIYLLKQYGPDVPENTIRQLVDAFSELRDMADSGILNYPYSTREVVNIVKHLQKYPGDDMAELVGNVLDYDRHTPETLDQVTNVLLKHGLQIGPYAKNELAALRRQREIQMTIKSNSGKDVSGPKHGKVDPNNDPHVGGNTWAGGTGGRDTAGLGGKGGPYRLDAGHKVHQLSDAEKDDIPEHVKQAARDMNRKAFEAKLKEIQMSQYDHKVYMEFSGPVQKQVQQLRVILQALQAKSKERQWQKHQTSGEMDDTKLVEGITGEKNIYKKRIEQDPEPGQPQEKPKRLKLVVDVSGSMYRFNGYDGRLDRQMEAVVMVMEAFDGFETKIKYDVVGHSGEAVEIPFINVNNVPKDDKRRLDTIKMMHAHSQFCWSGDHTLAATRKAVDDMAKEDCDEAIVVVLSDANLSRYGISPRNLNDELQKQSPKVQGYVIFIGSLGDEAQLIANNMTAGKSFVCMNLEQLPQILKQIFAACVLQ; this comes from the exons ATGCTTCCACGGAACGTGCAAACCGTGCGACGATTGAACGTCCTCAAACGAATACTGACCAGCAGCAGCGGCAGCAGTAGTAGTTTCAGTTCCCAATGGTACCGACTCAGTTCCGGTGACGCAACTATTCGGATAGATGACGTCGAGAAGCAAATCGATTCACCCAAACAACCGGAGCTGGTTCCCAACGGATACG TGAAAGTAGCCAAGAATGGCGAGGCACAACTATCGCAAACTCGTCTGCACCATCTACGTTGGATGCTGCAGAAGGATAAACTGGGCCAGGATATGATTCTACTCGGCAGACCGGGCAACTTGCGACGAAGTTTGATCATGCAGTATTCGGAGCTAACGCGCCGTGAGGTTGAATACATTCTCTTGAACCGCGACACCACGGAAAGTGATTTGAAGCAACGTCGCGAGATCGCCGACGGGACGGCAACGTACTACAATCAAAGTGCCGTACGTGCCGCTACCGAGGGTCGCATTTTGGTAATCGAAGGGGTAGAAAAAACCGAACGAAATGTGTTGCCAATTCTGAATAACCTTCTGGAAAATCGAGAGATGCATCTGGAAGATGGAAGGTTTCTGATTTCCGCCAAGAACTATGACAGTCTGCTAGAG AGATTTAATAAAGATCAGCTAGACCGATGGGGGTTGGTACGAGTTTCAGAGGATTTCAGAGTGATTGCGCTTGGATTACCGGTTCCCAAGTACAGAGGATCGCCTCTAGATCCTCCGTTGCGATCACGCTTTCAAGCGAGAGATGTCAGTGATGCACCGTACCTT GATATTCTGACGGAAGTAAAATTTTTAGCCGAAGCAAATAGTCCGGAAGTCCTTACGAAGCTCACCTCTTTCGGGTTTAGCGTACTATCGTCCGGCTCAACTCTTCCGGATTTTCCAATCGACAATCTTCGCTACGTCGGGATGTTAGTCAAAAACAATCCATTCCTTTCGGAGCACAGTTTACTCAGTAGGCTCTATCCGTACCCAGTATTCCTGGAAAAAGAAGGTATCGCTCTCACGAAATCTCTCATGCAATCACTGCACATCATTCCGGATCAGACTCCTTCAACGAATCTGATCGGTGTAGAAAAAGCCGCCGGAGACACTCTTTCCGTGGAACTCAAAGTTAACAGCAAACCAGTACGGTTTCAGCTACAGAAAGGCAAATCCCATATTCAGAATCTACCGAGCACCTACAAATCCACCAACTACCAGCAGAACCTTTTGGCCGAGCTGATTCAATCCATTGCCGTGGCTGACGTGTGTTTGATCGGTCCAAAGGGTTGTGGTAAATCGATCCTAGCGAGCGAACTTTGTCGGCTGCTGGATCAGCAGGTTGAAACAATGGTTCTGTATCAAGACATGACGGCACGTGATCTGATCCAGAAGCGTACCACTAAACTGAACGGCGATACGGTCTGGCAGGATTCGTCGCTTCTGCTAGCTGCTCTCAGTGGACACGTCATAGCACTGGATGGAATCCATCGGCTTCACCACAGTACGCTCGCTATTCTACACCGATTGGTGCACGATCGGGAGATGCAACTGTACGACGGCCGACGACTGATGCGACACGATCGCTATGATCGCCTTCGGGAGCAGGGTTTCACCGTAGATGACTTAACTGATCGAGGGATTCTTCGAATCGACCCGGCATTTAGAATCATTGCCATGGCTGAACCCCATCAAAAAACGGGCACCAACTGGATCACCTCGGAGACGctgaatttgtttttgtttcatgaAATTCGAGGTCTTAGTCAGGACGAAGAATTTAGCGTCATTGACTCGCTGTACGGGCCACTCGACGGCACCATGCACCAGATATTGAAGGTAGCGCAGTATTTGCGAGGTGCAACGGATTCTACCATGACCAATCTGGCAAGTAATCTTTCCACCCGGCAACTCCTACGGATCGCGCGACGACAACACGAATATGGCGATCGTCTGTCTGGGCGATCAGCGCACAGCATCTTGCACAATACATTCCTCACAAAGTTTATGCCAAATTTACCTAGGAGCGTTTTAGAAACGGCTCTCCGCAAGTGTGCTGTCGTACCGAATACCGAAAAGCAACGAGACGAGCACATTACAATCTCCACGGATGGTGGAGTACTGCGGATCGGTAAGACGGAAGTACCGATCTATCAAACGGAAGCCGTTAGCAAAGTGCCTGATATTGTCTTCTACAATGTGCCGCAGCACGTGGCACTGATGGAGCGACTTTTGCAAGATTTCACCCTCGGAGAACATCTGCTACTGGTCGGTAATCAAGGAGTCGGCAAGAACAAGATCGCCGATCGTTTGCTTCAGCTGATGAATCGTCCACGGGAATACATTCAGCTGCACCGGGATACCACCGTTCAGTCGTTGACGTTACAGGCAAGCATTCGCGACCGTATCATCATCTATGAGGACTCTCCGTTGGTGAAGGCCGTCAAAAATGGACATGTGCTGGTGGTAGATGAAGCCGATAAAGCTCCGATCCATGTTACCTGCATCCTGAAGACATTAGTTGAAAATGGCGAGATGATGCTTTCTGATGGTCGCAAAATATGTCCACCTGTTAGGGGACCAGGTCCCACAAGTGCCGCGAACGATCAACTCATCTACACTCACCCCGACTTCCGGATGATCGTGCTTGCCAATCGACCGGGATTTCCCTTCCTAGGGAACGATTTCTTTGCCGCACTGGGAGACCTTTTCTCGTGCCACGCGGTCGATAATCCATCTCCCAATTCGGAAATCTACCTTCTGAAACAGTACGGTCCGGATGTTCCGGAGAATACCATCCGCCAGTTGGTGGATGCTTTCTCCGAACTTCGTGATATGGCCGATAGTGGAATCCTAAATTATCCGTACAGCACGCGTGAGGTGGTTAATATCGTAAAACATCTGCAAAAGTATCCCGGAGATGACATGGCTGAGTTGGTCGGAAACGTGCTTGACTACGATCGGCACACCCCGGAGACACTGGATCAGGTAACGAATGTTCTGTTGAAGCATGGACTGCAGATAGGTCCGTACGCAAAGAACGAACTGGCTGCGTTGCGGCGCCAACGGGAAATTCAGATGACAATCAAGAGTAACAGTGGCAAGGACGTTTCCGGTCCAAAGCACGGAAAGGTCGATCCGAACAATGATCCTCACGTCGGTGGGAATACCTGGGCTGGTGGTACCGGCGGTCGAGATACGGCCGGTTTGGGAGGGAAGGGAGGTCCGTACCGGTTGGATGCCGGACATAAGGTCCATCAACTGTCGGATGCTGAGAAGGACGATATTCCGGAACATGTCAAACAGGCGGCCCGTGACATGAACCGGAAGGCATTCGAGGCAAAACTGAAGGAAATCCAAATGAGTCAGTATGACCACAAGGTTTACATGGAATTTAGCGGGCCGGTGCAGAAACAGGTGCAACAGTTGCGGGTTATTTTACAAGCGCTACAAGCGAAAAGCAAGGAACGACAGTGGCAGAAACATCAAACTTCCGGTGAGATGGACGATACAAAGTTGGTGGAAGGGATCACCGGGGAAAAAAATATCTACAAGAAGCGAATCGAGCAGGATCCAGAACCGGGTCAACCCCAGGAAAAGCCGAAACGACTTAAGTTGGTGGTCGACGTGTCCGGTTCGATGTATCGCTTCAACGGTTACGATGGCCGATTGGATCGACAGATGGAAGCCGTGGTGATGGTGATGGAGGCGTTTGATGGGTTTGAGACTAAAATTAAGTACGACGTTGTCGGTCATAGCGGTGAAGCCGTAGAGATTCCCTTCATCAACGTGAACAACGTACCGAAGGACGACAAACGGCGGCTGGATACGATCAAGATGATGCACGCTCACTCGCAGTTCTGCTGGAGTGGTGATCATACGTTGGCAGCGACACGGAAAGCGGTAGACGATATGGCCAAAGAGGACTGCGATGAGGCAATCGTGGTGGTACTGAGCGATGCCAATCTTTCGCGTTACGGAATTTCCCCGCGGAACCTGAACGACGAACTGCAGAAGCAATCACCGAAGGTACAGGGTTACGTGATCTTCATCGGAAGCCTGGGCGACGAGGCGCAGCT GATCGCCAACAACATGACGGCCGGGAAGAGCTTTGTGTGTATGAACCTCGAACAGTTACcacaaattttgaaacagatttttgCCGCCTGCGTGCTCCAGTGA